The bacterium genome includes a region encoding these proteins:
- a CDS encoding glycyl-radical enzyme activating protein: MTTGNRAHGIIFDLIRYAIHDGPGIRTTVFFKGCPLSCKWCQNPESLNPRPERITDLFRPKYTRLFMSSTAKKNVVGHDITVSRLMNEIIKDKPFFERSGGGVTVSGGEPLMQPVFLEALLRACRKARIHTALDTSGHAPRPVLNKIYPLVDLFLYDLKLMDENEHRKYTGVTNDQILENLRWLIRNKARVCIRFPVIPGITDRSRNLRALARFTASLRGIESVSVLPYNYLCPDKYRRMHKKFQLAGLKPPTPRRLQSVKKELISGGIPVRIGG, from the coding sequence GTGACGACCGGGAACCGTGCGCATGGCATTATTTTTGACCTGATCAGGTACGCGATCCATGACGGACCGGGCATCCGGACCACGGTTTTTTTCAAAGGATGCCCGTTGTCATGCAAGTGGTGCCAGAACCCTGAAAGTCTAAACCCCCGGCCCGAAAGGATCACTGATCTTTTCCGGCCCAAGTACACGCGCCTTTTCATGAGCAGTACGGCTAAGAAAAATGTGGTGGGCCATGATATAACCGTCAGCCGGCTCATGAACGAGATCATAAAGGACAAACCTTTTTTCGAGCGTTCAGGCGGCGGGGTCACGGTCTCCGGCGGCGAACCGCTGATGCAGCCGGTCTTTCTTGAAGCCCTGCTCAGGGCATGCCGGAAGGCCCGGATCCATACCGCGCTTGATACATCGGGGCACGCCCCGCGGCCGGTCCTCAATAAGATCTATCCCCTGGTCGATCTGTTTCTGTACGACTTAAAGCTCATGGATGAAAACGAACACCGGAAATACACCGGTGTTACCAATGATCAGATCCTGGAAAACCTGCGTTGGCTGATCCGGAATAAAGCCCGGGTCTGTATCCGGTTCCCGGTCATACCGGGCATCACTGATCGCAGTCGAAATCTCCGCGCGCTTGCGCGCTTTACCGCTTCGCTGCGGGGGATCGAGTCAGTCAGTGTTTTACCGTACAATTACCTGTGCCCGGACAAGTACCGCCGCATGCACAAAAAATTCCAGCTCGCCGGTCTGAAACCGCCGACCCCCAGACGGCTGCAATCGGTAAAAAAGGAACTGATATCGGGCGGGATCCCGGTGCGCATTGGCGGCTAG
- a CDS encoding HEAT repeat domain-containing protein: MIFMILCVFISTEPDSLWRVEHKYVVEGLSLLNLSRSDLEYDKQWIQDDFRLQVVSNLMDHPLQVPDYVLASGRALKGMKQMEYYFGFACLQMTGKQFSVTRPKGKDIEELVAGTCQETKIRLDKAFARLTAAERDSLIYTAPTLWADEADSEVRGYAGAVQSEFGVKRDTGFTLELVEVLRLSKKIDITEINGAGAMLARGVQALLPLVKELKKNIGPMRINIEGVEGGIISTFELPGGGRAVIGGPEDNVYRDDFTVIIDLGGNDVYEGRVGGAVGDYGYPVSFVLDLAGDDMYRNNKKLVNQGAGLFGAGMVWDLEGNDTYTAFHISHGAGLYGCGMLVDESGDDDYRAGYFTQGAGNFGSGFMIERNGDDRFQAFTWAQGVGGPRGYGLIADDSGDDTYYTGGVYLHMPLDPDQYRSFSHGFGFGWRDVASGGIGFLYDRSGNDKYIAEVYAQASSYWFALGMLLDEQGNDLYCAAQYSQGAGIHFSVGGLLDLEGDDHYFSRFGPSQGEGHDLGIGWLLDKDGNDVYYASGGQGIGLSNGMGIFVDTRGNDDYGSRESMSQGGVNWARGTGSMGLFVDLQGDDRYAEKNKGANDHVWTYGETALGMDLDAVEPKIEEWEDTTAIFPEMDTMKTDSAKMAQLFHYASLWQVCADIGKVRTGRRMLKQLYGSRAVAHIFNYEFATSDGLVFEAIENIFKEFKDTATVYLYKGLKAENDTVMRNSIYFLGKLEIKEACDSLTKMLEDADNDTLVGPLVQSLGWIKDRKAVPYIIKFQDHRFERTRLRVAVALADIKDTLAIPTLIHQLSDRSLLVRIAAGAGLSQMGMASVRQLLQELGRAKTDPYRALLIKTLVMSYQKLEARDKTADVKKQLASAVKPYVSSEHAALRKHALALIREAEGKGMLAPTELFLND; encoded by the coding sequence ATGATTTTCATGATCCTGTGTGTTTTTATCTCAACCGAGCCGGACAGCCTGTGGCGCGTGGAACATAAGTACGTCGTAGAAGGACTCAGCCTTTTAAATCTGAGCCGGTCTGACCTTGAATATGATAAACAATGGATACAGGATGATTTCCGGCTGCAAGTTGTCAGCAACCTGATGGACCATCCGCTGCAAGTACCTGATTATGTCCTGGCGTCGGGCCGGGCATTGAAGGGCATGAAACAAATGGAATACTATTTTGGATTTGCCTGCCTGCAAATGACCGGCAAACAGTTCAGCGTAACCCGACCCAAAGGAAAAGATATCGAAGAACTCGTGGCGGGGACATGCCAGGAGACCAAAATACGGCTGGATAAGGCATTCGCGCGATTGACCGCGGCTGAACGCGACAGCTTGATCTACACCGCACCCACGCTGTGGGCCGACGAGGCCGATTCTGAGGTACGCGGATATGCTGGCGCGGTCCAGTCCGAGTTCGGCGTAAAGCGCGATACCGGTTTTACACTCGAGCTGGTGGAGGTTCTGCGCCTTTCAAAGAAGATCGACATAACGGAGATCAACGGCGCCGGCGCCATGCTGGCCCGGGGTGTGCAGGCACTGCTCCCGCTGGTTAAGGAATTAAAGAAAAATATCGGCCCCATGAGAATAAATATCGAGGGCGTGGAAGGCGGCATCATCAGCACCTTTGAACTGCCTGGTGGCGGCCGCGCCGTCATCGGCGGCCCCGAGGATAATGTCTACCGCGATGACTTTACCGTCATCATTGATCTGGGCGGTAATGACGTGTATGAAGGCAGGGTCGGCGGCGCGGTCGGTGATTACGGATATCCGGTGAGTTTTGTTCTGGATCTTGCCGGTGACGACATGTACCGGAACAACAAGAAACTGGTAAATCAGGGCGCAGGGTTGTTCGGCGCAGGAATGGTTTGGGACCTCGAAGGAAATGACACCTACACGGCGTTCCATATTTCCCATGGAGCCGGACTGTACGGCTGCGGTATGCTGGTTGATGAAAGCGGCGATGATGATTATCGCGCCGGTTACTTCACGCAGGGCGCGGGCAACTTTGGTTCGGGGTTCATGATCGAACGCAATGGCGACGATCGCTTTCAGGCATTCACCTGGGCCCAGGGCGTGGGCGGTCCCCGGGGATACGGTCTTATTGCCGACGACAGCGGTGATGATACATATTACACGGGCGGTGTTTACCTGCACATGCCCCTTGATCCCGATCAATACCGCTCGTTCTCGCATGGTTTCGGGTTTGGCTGGCGTGATGTCGCATCGGGCGGGATCGGTTTTTTGTATGATCGCAGCGGCAATGATAAATACATCGCTGAAGTCTATGCCCAGGCGTCATCGTATTGGTTCGCGTTGGGCATGCTGCTTGACGAGCAGGGCAATGATTTATATTGTGCGGCCCAGTACTCGCAGGGCGCCGGGATCCATTTTTCCGTGGGCGGTTTGCTCGACCTTGAAGGCGATGATCATTATTTCTCAAGGTTCGGACCTTCGCAGGGCGAAGGGCATGACCTTGGCATTGGTTGGCTCCTGGACAAGGACGGGAACGATGTTTATTACGCCTCGGGAGGCCAGGGGATAGGTTTGAGCAATGGCATGGGTATCTTCGTGGACACGCGCGGCAATGACGACTACGGCTCGCGCGAATCAATGAGCCAGGGCGGGGTCAACTGGGCCCGAGGCACGGGCAGCATGGGTCTTTTCGTCGATTTGCAGGGCGATGACCGGTACGCGGAAAAGAACAAAGGAGCGAACGATCACGTCTGGACATACGGAGAGACAGCCCTGGGCATGGACCTGGACGCGGTGGAACCTAAAATCGAGGAATGGGAAGACACGACCGCAATTTTTCCTGAAATGGATACGATGAAGACCGATTCAGCGAAGATGGCGCAGTTGTTCCACTATGCATCATTATGGCAGGTGTGTGCCGATATCGGCAAGGTGCGCACTGGCCGCCGCATGCTCAAACAGCTTTATGGTTCCAGGGCAGTAGCTCACATTTTCAATTATGAGTTCGCTACCTCTGACGGACTGGTCTTTGAGGCGATCGAAAATATTTTCAAGGAGTTCAAGGATACGGCCACGGTTTATCTGTACAAAGGCCTTAAAGCCGAAAATGACACGGTCATGCGCAACTCGATCTATTTCCTTGGAAAACTTGAGATCAAGGAAGCATGCGACTCGTTGACCAAGATGCTGGAAGATGCCGATAACGATACTTTAGTAGGTCCGCTCGTTCAATCCCTGGGTTGGATCAAGGACCGCAAAGCTGTTCCCTATATCATTAAATTTCAGGATCACCGTTTCGAACGCACGCGGCTGCGCGTGGCGGTCGCGCTTGCAGATATCAAGGATACGCTGGCCATACCAACTCTGATTCATCAGTTGTCCGACCGTTCATTACTGGTAAGGATCGCGGCCGGTGCCGGCCTGTCCCAGATGGGCATGGCGTCGGTAAGGCAATTATTGCAGGAACTGGGCCGGGCGAAAACTGATCCGTATCGCGCGCTTTTGATAAAAACCCTGGTCATGTCCTATCAAAAACTCGAAGCAAGGGATAAGACCGCGGACGTGAAAAAGCAGTTGGCAAGCGCGGTGAAACCATACGTGTCATCAGAGCACGCAGCTTTGAGAAAGCATGCGCTGGCGCTCATCAGGGAAGCGGAGGGGAAAGGCATGCTGGCGCCGACGGAGCTGTTTTTAAATGATTGA
- a CDS encoding right-handed parallel beta-helix repeat-containing protein, translating into MVKIFLKIIIAYFIFGMCFMSTATNYYVATWGNDSWSGLSWDSAFATLQHAADIVNQGDSVFTANGDYTGFDLRSGGTQLAPIVFKANGSSVQIVNQNPVTPDGINIENADWVVIDGFEVIGITRAGIRVAVSQHVTVRNNYCSTNGRWGIFTGFADYAVIENNECCYSQQEHGIYFSNSADHPVISHNVSHHNNANGIHMNGDASMGGDGLITDATVECNIIYENGAAGGSGINCDGVAESRIYNNLLYSNHASGISLYMIDGSAGSYRNKVYNNTILNASNARWCVNINSGSYGDTLYNNILINLHDWRGSISIDSSSMPGFCSDYNVVIDRFSTDWGNTVITLAEWQALGYDLHSMLADPLDSIFVNYAAGDYHLRTFCQAMDAGTSAVFPLVLFDLEGISRPQGPEYDIGCYEVYQGKIEEEKVSGPEKANNAGIRICKDKITFEGVEHGTIISIYDLSGSLVHKTGRLYSSFYVTRQPMSGGVYFCRLETPDRTCIDKVLLLK; encoded by the coding sequence ATGGTAAAAATATTTTTGAAAATCATCATAGCCTACTTTATTTTTGGCATGTGCTTTATGTCGACGGCTACGAATTATTACGTGGCGACATGGGGTAATGACAGCTGGAGCGGCCTTTCATGGGATTCGGCGTTCGCCACGCTGCAGCATGCAGCAGATATAGTCAACCAGGGCGATTCGGTTTTTACGGCAAACGGTGATTATACGGGTTTTGATCTAAGATCAGGCGGCACGCAGTTAGCACCTATTGTTTTTAAGGCTAATGGTTCATCGGTTCAAATTGTTAACCAAAACCCGGTCACGCCTGATGGCATCAACATAGAGAACGCGGACTGGGTGGTCATTGACGGTTTTGAAGTCATCGGCATAACCAGGGCGGGAATACGCGTCGCGGTATCACAGCACGTGACCGTGCGAAATAACTACTGCTCAACCAATGGCCGGTGGGGAATATTCACGGGATTTGCCGACTATGCGGTGATCGAAAACAACGAATGCTGTTATTCGCAGCAGGAACATGGGATTTATTTCTCGAACAGCGCAGACCATCCGGTTATCAGCCATAATGTTTCGCATCACAATAACGCCAACGGCATACACATGAACGGAGATGCATCAATGGGCGGCGATGGCTTGATAACCGATGCAACCGTGGAATGCAATATCATCTATGAAAATGGAGCGGCCGGCGGGTCGGGCATAAACTGCGACGGCGTTGCCGAGTCGAGGATCTATAACAATCTTCTGTACTCAAACCATGCATCGGGGATAAGTCTATACATGATCGATGGTTCTGCCGGTTCGTATCGCAATAAAGTCTACAACAATACGATTCTGAACGCGTCGAACGCGCGCTGGTGTGTTAATATCAACAGCGGATCATACGGCGATACTCTTTACAATAATATCCTGATAAACCTTCATGACTGGCGCGGCAGCATTTCGATTGATTCGTCCTCCATGCCCGGATTTTGTAGCGACTATAATGTCGTGATCGACCGCTTCAGCACGGACTGGGGCAATACCGTTATCACGCTGGCAGAGTGGCAGGCATTGGGTTATGACCTGCATTCAATGCTCGCCGACCCGCTCGACAGTATATTTGTGAACTACGCGGCAGGGGATTACCATTTGCGAACATTCTGCCAGGCAATGGATGCCGGCACATCGGCAGTTTTTCCGCTAGTTCTTTTTGATCTCGAAGGTATTTCCAGGCCACAGGGACCGGAATATGATATCGGGTGTTACGAAGTATACCAGGGGAAGATAGAAGAAGAAAAAGTCAGCGGTCCAGAGAAAGCAAATAATGCCGGTATTCGTATATGTAAGGATAAAATCACGTTTGAAGGGGTTGAACACGGTACTATAATCTCGATCTACGATCTTTCAGGCAGTCTGGTTCATAAAACGGGCAGGCTTTACAGCTCTTTTTATGTTACCCGGCAGCCTATGTCCGGCGGTGTCTATTTCTGCCGGCTTGAAACTCCAGACAGAACGTGCATCGATAAGGTATTATTGCTGAAGTAA